The Microbacter sp. GSS18 genome has a segment encoding these proteins:
- a CDS encoding DUF4397 domain-containing protein, translating into MRKTLMGAAAGAVLALGAIAPAHAISDSSADLSVLHGIPDTTVDVYVNGDLTLDDFAPSDLAGPLDLPAGDYEVAITASDAADASSPILGPITLTLEAATSYTAVAHLDEGGAPTVTAFVNDISETAAGEGRLTVRHTAAAPAVDVLAGDTAVIEGLANPDEATLDLAAGTVSASVAAAGTTDPVLGPADVEVQEGVLTIVYAWGSLEDGNLALATQTIDGLHSAPHGVNSGTGGQLAERDALMQALLMIGVFAVAAASVTGVVVARSRAER; encoded by the coding sequence ATGCGTAAGACCCTCATGGGCGCCGCCGCCGGAGCCGTGCTGGCTCTGGGCGCGATCGCCCCCGCCCACGCCATCTCCGACTCGAGCGCCGACCTGTCGGTGCTGCACGGCATCCCCGACACCACTGTCGACGTCTACGTCAACGGCGATCTGACCCTCGACGACTTCGCACCGAGCGATCTCGCCGGTCCGCTGGACCTGCCGGCTGGTGACTACGAGGTCGCGATCACCGCCTCCGACGCGGCTGACGCGAGCTCGCCGATCCTCGGCCCGATCACCCTGACGCTCGAGGCCGCCACGAGCTACACCGCCGTCGCCCACCTCGACGAGGGCGGCGCGCCGACCGTGACCGCGTTCGTCAACGACATCTCCGAGACCGCCGCCGGCGAGGGCCGCCTGACGGTCCGCCACACCGCCGCCGCGCCCGCCGTCGACGTGCTCGCCGGCGACACCGCCGTGATCGAGGGTCTCGCGAACCCCGACGAGGCGACGCTCGACCTCGCGGCCGGCACCGTCTCGGCCTCCGTGGCCGCCGCGGGAACGACCGACCCGGTCCTCGGCCCTGCAGACGTCGAGGTCCAGGAGGGCGTCCTCACGATCGTGTACGCGTGGGGCAGCCTCGAGGACGGCAACCTCGCGCTCGCGACGCAGACCATCGACGGACTGCACTCGGCTCCGCACGGCGTCAACTCCGGCACCGGCGGCCAGCTCGCCGAGCGCGACGCGCTGATGCAGGCGCTCCTCATGATCGGCGTCTTCGCGGTCGCCGCAGCGTCCGTGACCGGCGTGGTCGTGGCTCGCAGCCGGGCGGAGCGCTGA
- a CDS encoding sortase has translation MATARTIIRALAAGLVVLALSACSGPPSEDAARTAAPTVEAAVSAPRPTPVVDVPVTAATPAPARVSVPPVRLTIEAIGVDMPVEPVGVEPGGFMELPADPAVAGWYRFGSDPQSDDGNIVVSAHVDAPDRPIGPLSRLRDLSGGETITVADAEGVSHTYRVESVTYYPKQDLPVDGLFAREGSDSLVVITCGGDFDRTTGRYADNVVAVATPVA, from the coding sequence ATGGCTACGGCGAGGACGATCATCCGGGCGCTTGCCGCCGGGCTGGTCGTCCTCGCCCTGTCCGCGTGCTCGGGCCCGCCGAGCGAGGACGCCGCCCGGACGGCCGCGCCCACCGTCGAGGCGGCCGTGTCGGCGCCGCGCCCCACGCCGGTCGTGGATGTGCCCGTCACCGCGGCGACCCCCGCGCCCGCGCGTGTGAGCGTGCCGCCGGTGCGCCTGACCATCGAGGCGATCGGCGTCGACATGCCGGTCGAGCCGGTGGGCGTGGAGCCGGGAGGATTCATGGAGCTGCCCGCAGACCCGGCCGTCGCCGGCTGGTACCGTTTCGGGTCCGATCCGCAGAGCGACGACGGCAACATCGTCGTCTCGGCACACGTGGACGCGCCGGACCGCCCCATCGGCCCGCTCAGCAGGCTTCGCGACCTGAGCGGCGGCGAGACCATCACGGTGGCGGACGCCGAGGGCGTCTCGCACACGTATCGCGTCGAGAGCGTCACGTACTACCCCAAGCAGGATCTTCCGGTCGACGGGCTGTTCGCTCGCGAAGGCAGCGACTCGCTGGTCGTGATCACGTGCGGGGGAGACTTCGACCGAACGACCGGCCGGTATGCCGACAATGTCGTCGCGGTCGCGACTCCGGTAGCGTGA
- a CDS encoding sigma-70 family RNA polymerase sigma factor gives MEDLDEQELVERFRRGDDRALEAVYRRWSALVFTLALRSLGDRGDAEDVTQKTFVSAWTSRASYDPAKAKLATWLVSIARRRIADMHEARARVRKLQDELVRFSDPDEMVQSEVDLADRLLLADELERLEPDALDVVRLAFYDDLTHQQIAERLAMPLGTVKSHIRRSLSRLRSRLEVSHVAH, from the coding sequence GTGGAAGACCTGGATGAGCAGGAGCTCGTCGAGCGGTTCCGCCGCGGCGACGATCGCGCTCTCGAGGCCGTGTACCGTCGCTGGTCGGCGCTGGTGTTCACCCTCGCTCTCCGCTCGCTCGGAGACCGGGGCGATGCCGAGGACGTGACGCAGAAGACGTTCGTCTCGGCGTGGACATCGCGGGCCTCGTACGATCCGGCCAAGGCGAAGCTGGCGACGTGGCTCGTCAGCATCGCCCGGCGCCGGATCGCGGACATGCACGAGGCTCGCGCCAGGGTTCGCAAGCTGCAGGACGAACTCGTGCGGTTCTCGGATCCCGACGAGATGGTGCAGTCCGAAGTCGACCTCGCCGACCGGCTGCTGCTCGCGGACGAACTCGAACGACTCGAGCCCGACGCGCTGGACGTCGTGCGCTTGGCGTTCTACGACGACCTGACCCACCAGCAGATCGCGGAGCGGCTCGCGATGCCGCTGGGAACCGTGAAGAGCCACATCAGACGAAGTCTGTCGAGACTGCGCAGCCGATTGGAGGTGAGCCATGTCGCACATTGA
- a CDS encoding anti-sigma factor, translating into MSHIDPDRIALVALGEPMSVDESTHVEQCDDCTIDLFELRRTVIVGRSTIDMDDLESPPDRVWDRIAAEIAGLPEATEESDAEEAEPLDAATSPSDGSVAEPATAAPAPEQARGRGRVLTRALFGLAAGTAVILALVGVWSLVRPAQVVEVAAATLAAFPDHPDAEGSAIVIEENDGEQLVRVELDTDEADDGFREVWLITADASALVSLGVLEGREGEFVVPDGIDIHEYVLVDVSQEPLDGDPAHSGDSIVRGELDFA; encoded by the coding sequence ATGTCGCACATTGACCCCGACCGCATCGCCCTGGTCGCCCTCGGCGAGCCGATGAGCGTCGACGAGTCGACGCACGTCGAGCAGTGCGACGACTGCACCATCGACCTGTTCGAGCTGCGACGCACCGTGATCGTCGGTCGCTCCACGATCGACATGGACGACCTCGAGTCGCCGCCCGACCGCGTGTGGGACCGCATCGCCGCCGAGATCGCCGGACTTCCCGAGGCCACCGAGGAATCGGACGCTGAGGAAGCAGAGCCGCTGGACGCCGCGACGTCGCCGTCGGACGGCTCCGTGGCGGAACCCGCGACGGCGGCTCCCGCACCGGAACAGGCTCGGGGGCGTGGACGCGTGCTGACGCGGGCTCTGTTCGGCCTCGCCGCGGGCACCGCGGTGATCCTGGCGCTCGTCGGCGTGTGGTCGCTCGTCCGCCCGGCGCAGGTCGTCGAGGTCGCCGCCGCGACGCTCGCGGCGTTCCCCGATCACCCGGACGCCGAAGGCTCGGCGATCGTCATCGAGGAGAACGACGGCGAGCAGCTCGTGCGGGTCGAACTCGACACCGACGAGGCCGACGACGGGTTCCGCGAGGTGTGGCTCATCACCGCCGACGCGTCCGCGCTGGTCAGCCTCGGCGTCCTCGAAGGTCGCGAAGGCGAGTTCGTCGTGCCCGACGGCATCGACATCCACGAGTACGTGCTCGTGGACGTGTCGCAGGAGCCGCTGGACGGTGATCCCGCCCATTCGGGCGACTCGATCGTGCGGGGCGAGCTCGACTTCGCGTGA
- a CDS encoding phage baseplate assembly protein V: MPVHRATVADSVDPLGLGRLSVDVPSVGITSVWALPVIPFGARRHRPPEPGTAVWVDFEEGDVSRPVVLGTIPTPE; the protein is encoded by the coding sequence ATGCCAGTGCATCGCGCCACCGTCGCAGACTCCGTGGATCCTCTCGGCCTCGGCCGCCTGTCGGTCGACGTGCCGAGTGTCGGGATCACCTCGGTCTGGGCCCTCCCCGTCATCCCCTTCGGTGCGCGGCGCCATCGCCCGCCCGAGCCCGGCACCGCAGTGTGGGTCGATTTCGAGGAAGGCGACGTGTCGCGGCCGGTGGTGCTGGGCACGATCCCGACACCCGAGTGA
- a CDS encoding aldo/keto reductase, which produces MTPNIVLNNGAEIPRIGLGVFLVTDVAECESSVAAALDAGYRLIDTANAYRNERAVGRAIRESGVDREQIFLTTKLWPGDYGVRASRDAIRGAVERLDSGHIDLLLLHQPVGDVLGAWKAMEDAVESGAVRSIGVSNFEIADLERLLASARIRPVVDQIELHPYWQAPALLPYLAEHEIVPQAWYPLGHGSKKLLSEPAIRAAAAAHGRSPVQVILRWHRQRGFVAIPKSTNPAHIASNIDIDDFALTDLQMSAIDALGRNRPMVRMPRWVMSAVMPRFRVPQLP; this is translated from the coding sequence ATGACACCGAACATCGTCCTGAACAACGGCGCCGAGATCCCGAGGATCGGACTCGGGGTCTTCCTGGTGACGGATGTCGCCGAGTGCGAGTCCAGCGTGGCGGCGGCGCTGGATGCCGGGTACCGGCTGATCGACACCGCCAACGCATACCGCAACGAGCGTGCGGTCGGGCGCGCCATCCGCGAATCCGGCGTCGACCGGGAGCAGATCTTCCTCACCACCAAGCTCTGGCCCGGCGACTACGGCGTCCGCGCGTCGCGCGACGCGATCCGTGGAGCGGTCGAACGCCTCGACAGCGGTCACATCGATCTTCTGCTGCTGCACCAGCCGGTCGGCGACGTGCTCGGGGCCTGGAAGGCCATGGAGGACGCGGTGGAGAGCGGCGCGGTGCGCTCGATCGGCGTGAGCAACTTCGAGATCGCCGACCTCGAGCGGCTGCTCGCGTCTGCGCGCATCCGGCCGGTCGTCGACCAGATCGAGCTGCATCCGTACTGGCAGGCGCCGGCGCTGCTTCCCTATCTCGCCGAGCACGAGATCGTTCCTCAGGCCTGGTACCCGCTGGGGCACGGGTCGAAGAAGCTTCTGAGCGAGCCGGCGATCCGCGCGGCGGCCGCTGCGCACGGCAGGTCGCCCGTCCAGGTCATCCTCCGCTGGCACCGGCAGCGGGGCTTCGTCGCGATCCCCAAGTCGACCAACCCCGCCCACATCGCCTCGAACATCGACATCGACGACTTCGCCCTCACCGATCTTCAGATGTCGGCCATCGACGCGCTCGGCCGGAACCGACCGATGGTCCGCATGCCGCGCTGGGTGATGTCGGCGGTGATGCCGCGCTTCCGCGTTCCGCAGCTGCCCTGA
- a CDS encoding NAD(P)/FAD-dependent oxidoreductase, whose amino-acid sequence MERFDTIIIGAGVAGLTAARLLSAAGSRVVVLEARDRVGGRVWTDRTGGHVTDRGASWIHGVTGCPVAAAVDELGMPTVEFTVGAYQPDSRPIAYYGPDGRRLSDAAARAFAADVHALDTDLVPVIAASEADASYRDVTEAALAARGWDADRTQRVREFLEHRTEEQYGAWIDDLAAHALDDDLVEGDEVVFPDGYDRLPAHLAEGIDVRLEHVVSRVQWASGGATVTSDRGVFSAGTVVVTVPVGILKSDDFVIEPTLPEPVSGALARMEMNAFEKVFLSFPTKFWDDGVYAVRQQGPESRWWHSWYDLTTLDGTPTLLTFAAGPAARGTREWTEERVVDSVMAQLRRLFGEDVPRPTRVLMTAWQDDPFARGSYAYTTVGGATADHDALATPVGGVLHIAGEATWTDDPATVPAAMHSGHRAAENILGGPIAIERAWRGR is encoded by the coding sequence ATGGAACGGTTCGACACCATCATCATCGGCGCCGGCGTGGCCGGGCTGACCGCCGCACGGCTCCTGAGCGCCGCCGGCAGCCGCGTGGTCGTGCTCGAAGCACGCGACCGCGTCGGAGGACGCGTGTGGACCGATCGCACCGGCGGGCACGTCACCGACCGCGGGGCCTCCTGGATCCACGGCGTCACCGGCTGCCCCGTCGCGGCGGCCGTCGACGAGCTCGGCATGCCCACCGTCGAGTTCACCGTCGGCGCCTACCAGCCCGACAGCCGTCCGATCGCCTACTACGGGCCCGACGGCCGGCGCCTGTCGGATGCCGCCGCGCGCGCGTTCGCGGCCGACGTCCACGCTCTCGACACCGACCTCGTGCCGGTGATCGCCGCCTCTGAAGCGGATGCCTCGTACCGCGACGTGACCGAGGCGGCCCTGGCCGCCCGGGGATGGGATGCCGACCGCACGCAGCGCGTGCGCGAGTTCCTGGAGCACCGGACCGAGGAGCAGTACGGCGCGTGGATCGACGATCTCGCGGCGCACGCCCTGGACGACGATCTCGTCGAGGGCGACGAGGTCGTGTTCCCCGATGGATACGACCGGCTCCCCGCCCACCTCGCCGAGGGGATCGACGTCCGGCTCGAACACGTCGTCTCGCGCGTGCAGTGGGCCTCGGGCGGGGCGACGGTCACGAGCGACCGCGGAGTGTTCTCGGCCGGCACGGTGGTGGTGACGGTTCCCGTCGGCATCCTGAAGTCCGACGACTTCGTGATCGAGCCGACCCTCCCCGAGCCCGTGTCGGGTGCCCTTGCGCGCATGGAGATGAACGCCTTCGAGAAGGTGTTCCTGTCCTTCCCGACGAAGTTCTGGGACGACGGCGTCTACGCCGTCCGGCAGCAGGGGCCCGAAAGCCGCTGGTGGCACTCCTGGTACGACCTGACCACACTCGACGGCACGCCGACACTGCTGACCTTCGCCGCCGGGCCCGCCGCACGCGGGACGCGCGAATGGACTGAGGAACGCGTCGTGGACTCCGTGATGGCGCAGCTGCGCCGGCTCTTCGGGGAGGACGTGCCGCGGCCCACCCGCGTCCTCATGACCGCATGGCAGGACGACCCCTTCGCACGCGGATCGTACGCGTACACGACGGTGGGCGGCGCGACCGCAGACCACGACGCCCTCGCGACGCCGGTGGGCGGTGTGCTCCACATCGCCGGTGAGGCGACCTGGACCGACGATCCGGCGACGGTTCCGGCGGCGATGCACTCCGGTCACCGAGCCGCGGAGAACATCCTGGGTGGCCCGATCGCGATCGAGAGGGCGTGGCGCGGCCGCTGA
- a CDS encoding YaeQ family protein: protein MAAGATMHTFAIQLADVDRGVYEDLSLRVARHPSETDAFMLTRVLAYCLEYEDGIEFSDGISATDEPAVRVRDLTGKLMAWIEVGAPDAEKLHSGSMQSERVAIYTHRDPAKVVLPWEGKRIHRAADIPLYSFDRGFIADAAAHIERRSSLTLSITERRIYIELNGTSLESEIHEQRVG, encoded by the coding sequence ATGGCCGCCGGCGCAACGATGCACACCTTCGCGATCCAATTGGCCGACGTGGACCGCGGTGTGTACGAGGATCTCTCGCTGCGCGTCGCGAGGCATCCGTCCGAGACCGACGCGTTCATGCTCACGCGCGTCCTCGCCTACTGCCTCGAGTACGAGGACGGCATCGAGTTCAGCGACGGCATCTCCGCGACGGACGAGCCGGCCGTGCGGGTCCGCGATCTGACCGGAAAGCTCATGGCGTGGATCGAGGTCGGGGCGCCGGACGCCGAGAAGCTGCACTCGGGCAGCATGCAGTCCGAGCGGGTTGCGATCTACACCCACCGCGACCCCGCGAAGGTCGTCCTGCCGTGGGAGGGCAAGCGGATCCACCGGGCGGCGGACATCCCACTGTACAGCTTCGACCGCGGCTTCATCGCCGACGCGGCCGCGCACATCGAACGGCGCAGCTCCCTCACCCTCTCGATCACGGAGCGCCGGATCTACATCGAGCTGAACGGCACGTCGCTCGAGTCCGAGATCCACGAGCAGCGCGTCGGCTGA
- a CDS encoding DUF2200 domain-containing protein, translating into MAEHRIFGMSFASIYPLYVNKVERKAHTRDEVDQVITWLTGYDDEGLREAIDSEVDLRTFFAQAPGMNPNAEQITGVICGMRVEEIDDPLMQKIRYMDKLVDEVARGKKMTSILRGG; encoded by the coding sequence GTGGCCGAGCATCGCATCTTCGGAATGAGCTTCGCGAGCATCTATCCGCTCTACGTCAACAAGGTCGAGCGCAAGGCGCACACCCGGGACGAGGTCGACCAGGTGATCACGTGGCTCACGGGCTACGACGACGAGGGATTGCGCGAGGCGATCGACAGCGAGGTGGATCTTCGGACCTTCTTCGCGCAGGCTCCGGGCATGAATCCGAACGCGGAGCAGATCACCGGCGTGATCTGCGGCATGCGCGTGGAAGAGATCGACGATCCGCTCATGCAGAAGATCCGCTACATGGACAAGCTCGTCGACGAAGTCGCCCGCGGCAAGAAGATGACCTCGATCCTTCGCGGCGGGTGA
- a CDS encoding NUDIX domain-containing protein — protein MSAESGEFWDLTDAEGNRLGMTHARSDPNLPAGAFHVVAATWAVRPDGAVLVAQRAANKTYPLQWEFPAGSALAGESSRVAAARELGEEAGIRIHPGRLVPVGRSRERIELVDIYVVHLDAPVEPVPQPEEVAFAEWVSLDEVDRRRREKLFARPWIHRLDLFWTDLVHAVAAAPAGKAARPGA, from the coding sequence ATGTCCGCGGAGTCGGGGGAGTTCTGGGATCTCACGGACGCCGAGGGCAATCGCCTGGGAATGACCCACGCGCGCTCCGATCCGAACCTGCCCGCAGGCGCCTTCCACGTCGTCGCGGCGACGTGGGCCGTGCGCCCCGACGGCGCGGTCCTGGTCGCACAGCGAGCGGCGAACAAGACGTACCCCCTGCAGTGGGAGTTCCCCGCCGGTAGCGCGCTCGCGGGGGAGTCGAGCCGCGTGGCCGCCGCTCGGGAACTCGGGGAGGAGGCCGGCATCAGGATTCATCCCGGCCGTCTCGTGCCGGTGGGCCGTTCGCGCGAGCGCATCGAACTCGTCGACATCTACGTCGTCCACCTCGACGCGCCCGTCGAGCCCGTCCCTCAGCCCGAGGAGGTGGCTTTCGCCGAGTGGGTCAGCCTCGACGAGGTCGATCGACGCCGCCGTGAGAAGCTCTTCGCGCGGCCGTGGATCCACCGACTCGATCTGTTCTGGACCGATCTGGTCCACGCCGTCGCGGCCGCGCCCGCCGGGAAGGCGGCGCGGCCGGGCGCGTGA
- a CDS encoding inositol monophosphatase family protein, giving the protein MPPAPSSADFDAPFDGDLSGDLELALRLADAADAASMARFDASDLDVSLKADATHVSEADLATERAIRALLAAERPADGVFGEEFGISGDSSRQWIIDPIDGTANYVKGIPMWATLIALVIDGVPRVGVVSQPSITRRWWAATGLGAWTRSAGGDVRRIHVSDVDTLADASVSFQSIEQWDDAGHLDALVRLSRSVWRDRGYGDAWPYMLLAEGRLEFVAEFGVKEYDIAALVPVVHEAGGRFTSFDGDDTLAARSSFATNRVLHQTILDLVHSPD; this is encoded by the coding sequence GTGCCCCCAGCGCCTTCCTCCGCAGACTTCGACGCGCCGTTCGACGGCGATCTCTCCGGCGATCTCGAACTGGCGCTGCGCCTGGCCGACGCGGCGGATGCGGCTTCCATGGCCCGGTTCGACGCAAGCGACCTCGACGTCAGCCTGAAGGCCGACGCGACCCATGTCAGCGAGGCCGACCTCGCCACCGAGCGCGCGATCCGTGCGCTGCTGGCCGCCGAGCGTCCCGCAGACGGCGTGTTCGGAGAAGAGTTCGGCATCTCGGGCGACTCGAGCAGGCAGTGGATCATCGATCCGATCGACGGCACCGCCAACTACGTCAAGGGCATTCCCATGTGGGCGACGCTGATCGCCCTCGTGATCGACGGCGTCCCCCGCGTCGGCGTCGTGAGCCAGCCGTCCATCACGCGACGCTGGTGGGCGGCGACCGGCCTCGGCGCCTGGACCCGCTCGGCGGGCGGGGATGTGCGCCGCATCCACGTCTCGGACGTCGACACCCTCGCCGACGCGAGCGTGAGCTTCCAGAGCATCGAGCAGTGGGACGACGCCGGTCACCTCGACGCCCTCGTCCGACTGTCGCGGTCGGTGTGGCGAGACCGCGGGTACGGCGACGCGTGGCCCTACATGCTGCTGGCCGAAGGCCGCCTGGAGTTCGTCGCGGAGTTCGGCGTCAAGGAGTATGACATCGCCGCGCTCGTGCCGGTCGTGCACGAGGCCGGCGGTCGCTTCACGTCGTTCGACGGCGATGACACCCTGGCCGCCCGCTCGTCGTTCGCCACCAACCGCGTGCTGCACCAGACCATCCTCGACCTCGTCCACTCACCAGACTGA
- a CDS encoding substrate-binding domain-containing protein, with protein MRVTKKFLLGSAVAATALVLAACAPSADPGSETTDDAMAEVTVGIVTSESGALASYGEQYLDGFKAGLDYATDGTGEINGTTINVEYRDDGGDADKAVTAVKELIGSGVNIIGGTVSSGVALAVAEQADQNQVLYISGPAAADAITGINEYTFRSGRQSAQDVATAGTFLDDIEGKKITVFAQDTAFGQGNLAAVQAILGAKGAEVDSILVAEDITEFTPFAQQVLDASPDLVFVAWAGATSTAMWQAMTQQGVFEEIPVVTGLGDSATFGAYGEASEQISFLNHYFPGAPSNDVNDAMVEFIEAEGGTPDLFSPDGFNAALMIVHAIEEGQGDVDAMIASLEGWEFEGPKGTMTIRAGDHALIQDMYQVSLVADGDGYAAELIATVPADEVAPAEAE; from the coding sequence ATGCGGGTTACGAAGAAGTTCCTCCTGGGCTCCGCGGTTGCCGCGACAGCGCTCGTCCTTGCGGCGTGCGCGCCGTCGGCCGACCCGGGCTCCGAAACCACTGACGACGCCATGGCCGAGGTCACGGTCGGCATCGTCACGAGCGAGTCGGGTGCACTGGCCAGCTACGGCGAGCAGTACCTCGACGGCTTCAAGGCCGGTCTCGACTACGCCACCGACGGTACGGGCGAGATCAACGGCACGACGATCAACGTCGAGTATCGCGACGACGGCGGCGACGCGGACAAGGCCGTCACGGCCGTCAAGGAGCTCATCGGCTCCGGCGTCAACATCATCGGCGGCACGGTGTCGTCGGGCGTCGCGCTCGCGGTCGCCGAGCAGGCCGACCAGAACCAGGTGCTCTACATCTCGGGTCCGGCGGCAGCCGACGCGATCACGGGCATCAACGAGTACACCTTCCGCTCGGGACGCCAGAGCGCTCAGGACGTCGCCACGGCCGGTACGTTCCTCGACGACATCGAGGGCAAGAAGATCACGGTCTTCGCGCAGGACACCGCGTTCGGCCAGGGCAACCTCGCCGCGGTCCAGGCGATCCTCGGAGCCAAGGGCGCCGAGGTCGACTCGATCCTCGTCGCCGAGGACATCACCGAGTTCACGCCGTTCGCGCAGCAGGTGCTCGATGCCTCGCCCGACCTCGTGTTCGTGGCGTGGGCCGGTGCGACCTCGACGGCGATGTGGCAGGCGATGACCCAGCAGGGCGTCTTCGAGGAGATCCCGGTCGTCACCGGTCTCGGCGACTCCGCGACCTTCGGCGCGTACGGCGAGGCCTCGGAGCAGATCTCGTTCCTGAACCACTACTTCCCGGGCGCCCCGAGCAACGACGTGAACGACGCCATGGTCGAGTTCATCGAGGCCGAGGGCGGCACCCCCGACCTCTTCAGCCCCGACGGCTTCAACGCCGCGCTCATGATCGTCCACGCGATCGAAGAGGGCCAGGGCGACGTCGACGCGATGATCGCCTCGCTCGAGGGCTGGGAGTTCGAGGGCCCGAAGGGCACCATGACGATCCGCGCCGGTGACCACGCGCTGATCCAGGACATGTACCAGGTCAGCCTCGTCGCGGACGGCGACGGCTACGCCGCCGAGCTGATCGCGACGGTCCCGGCCGACGAGGTCGCCCCGGCCGAGGCCGAGTAA